A DNA window from Tachysurus fulvidraco isolate hzauxx_2018 chromosome 4, HZAU_PFXX_2.0, whole genome shotgun sequence contains the following coding sequences:
- the olig4 gene encoding oligodendrocyte transcription factor 4 has product MDSDTGSTCSRSSSPDLTVDSSFFSGKVFQHAEKASDGSPSSLGKLQNRPEVSKADLQELRLKVNSRERKRMHDLNQAMDGLREVMPYAQGPSVRKLSKISTLLLARNYILMLSSSLEEMKKLVGEVYGSSVAQNHAPRPVLAPSLHPLAQSLHSLAGGATAVSSTPLQHTSMHAATAQTPHSPPSAGYLGFHAPPIPSLLKDPLHLASSYRHFPGMPCPCSLCQPLPVSTASLHGLSMSK; this is encoded by the coding sequence ATGGATTCCGACACCGGCTCCACCTGCAGTCGCTCCTCGTCCCCAGACCTCACCGTTGACTCCAGCTTCTTCTCTGGCAAGGTGTTCCAGCATGCAGAGAAAGCCTCCGACGGATCCCCATCTTCTTTGGGGAAACTTCAGAACCGTCCAGAGGTCTCCAAAGCAGACCTTCAGGAGTTGCGCCTCAAGGTTAACAGCCGCGAGAGGAAACGCATGCACGACCTCAACCAAGCCATGGACGGCCTCCGCGAAGTCATGCCGTACGCCCAAGGCCCCTCAGTGCGTAAGCTGTCCAAGATCTCCACCCTCCTTCTGGCACGCAACTACATCCTCATGCTCTCCAGTTCCTTGGAGGAGATGAAGAAGCTAGTGGGCGAGGTGTACGGATCCAGTGTGGCTCAAAACCATGCCCCGAGGCCCGTCTTAGCTCCATCCCTGCACCCTCTGGCCCAGTCCTTGCACTCCTTAGCAGGTGGAGCCACAGCCGTGAGCTCCACCCCCCTTCAGCACACCAGCATGCACGCGGCTACAGCTCAAACTCCCCATTCTCCTCCATCAGCAGGATATCTGGGCTTCCACGCGCCACCAATCCCAAGCTTACTGAAGGACCCGCTGCATTTGGCCAGCTCGTACCGGCACTTTCCCGGCATGCCGTGTCCGTGCTCCCTGTGCCAACCTTTACCCGTGTCTACCGCCAGCCTGCACGGCCTTTCCATGAGCAAGTGA